The following DNA comes from Serinus canaria isolate serCan28SL12 chromosome 1A, serCan2020, whole genome shotgun sequence.
CGGCCAGCGGCGCCCGCAGCTCCGACATCTCCCGCAGCCTCAAGGTgcgcccggcccggggctgggGGTCTCCTGCCCCTCCCAAATCCTCCCCGCGCTGAAGTTCTGTCCGCAGGTGTCCAACGGCTGCGTCAGCAAAATCCTGGGCCGCTACTACCGGACGGGGGCCGTGGGTCCCAAGGCAGTGGGGGGCAGCAAGCCCCGCATGGCCACCCCCGCCGTGGTGGCCAGGATCGCGCGGCTGAAGCTGGAGCAGCCCGGGCTCTTCGCCTGGGAGATCCGCCGGCAGCTGCACGCCGAGGGAATCTGCGCCAGCAGCGGCATCCCCAGCGTGAGTTCAGCCGGAgagccccggggctgcgggggtTCCcgggccaggcagggcagggggccCGGCCCCACGGCCGGGGGGCGGGAGGTGGGAATGGTGAGCGGGGAAGGGCCCGGGGCAGTGGGGTGGATGTCCGGGAAGGGCCCGGGGCAGTGCGGTGGATGTCCTTGGAAGGGCTCGGGGCAGTGGGGTGGATGTCCTTGGAAGGGCTTGGGGCAGTGCGGTGGATGTCCTTGGAAGGGCCCGGGGCAGTGGGGTGGATGTCCTGGGAAGGGCCCGGGGCAGTGCGGTGGATGCCCCGGGAAGGGCTCGGAGTGATGGAAAGGGCTCGGGCCCGTGGGAAGGACTCGGGAATGGGAAGGATCCGTAGGGAAGGGCTCGGTGCTTGGTGAGACGCCGAGCTGGAGcgggtggggaggggaaggcaaACCGCTCCTTCCCGGCTGAAGCAGAGCCCCGACAGCCACCCCCGGGTCCGGCTGCTTCCTCGGGTGGCTCCGTGACAagtgtccctgctgggcagggcgAGCTGTGCTTCCCAAGGACAGACCCACCCTGCCGATCCCCCGCCGGGCCAATCGCCTTCCGTTAGATTCTGTCGGTCCCCGGGATTCCGGGATCCTGCATCACAAACCGGGAGCAGACGGGCTCGGCCCTGGGCCGGAGAATCCCTGGCTCCGGAGAGCATCCCAGAGACAGCTCCCCCTCCAttcctgtccccctgcagccccgggGGTCCCGTCCCCTCCCGGCACatcccctctcccctgcccaggtCTCCTCCATCAACCGCGTGCTCAGGACCCTGCCCAGCGACCTCCGGCTGGCGGCCGAGCCCCGGGACCCGCGGCCACGGGGTGAGCCTTGCCCCAGAGCTCGGACCCCTCTTGACCCTTCCCGGTCCCTCCGAGGAGTCCCCAGCACCGGGTGCGCCTCCAACTTCTGCCTCTCTGTCCCCGCAGTGTCCCCTCCGGccgcgcccccggccccgcagccccccgcggccccgggcAGCCAGGAGCCCCCGCCGGGCTGCGCTCCCGGCCGGCGGCTGCCGCCGGGCCCCGGGCACAGGAGCGGGGGCAGGAACCGGACCGTGTTCTCCAGGCAGCAGGCGGAGGCTCTGGAGGAAGGTGTGCTCCCCGCGGGATGCCGGCTCCGAGCGGGACGGTTCCCCAGGGGGAAATGCCTCCTGTGGTCGGCCCGGCCACCGCTGCGGGGCCCCAAACcaccccagagcatcccagaaCACCCCAGAACACCCCAGAAcaccccagagcaccccagtCCCCTGGCCCCGCGGTCCGGCTGCAGTCACGTCCTGGCATCTCCTGCCCGGGTGCCGGGGGTGGCTGCCCCGACCTGACCCCGCTCACCTCGATGCCCTTGCAGAGTTCCAGAGGGGACAGTACCCGGACAGCGCCACCCGCGAGAGCCTGGCCGCGGCCACCCAGCTGCCCGACACCACCATCAGGGTAAGAGGGGACACGCCTCGCTCCGGAAGGGAGCGCGGCCGCGTCCCGGGGGCCGGAGCAGCCCGGAGGGACCGCCGGGATTGGGGTCGCCGGTCAGGGGGGCAGGGAGCCCTCCTGCCTTCGGGGACATCTCCAAACCGTGTCACGGCTGCTGGCGACAGGGGAGGGGACGGGCTCCGGCTGGCGGGAGTGactccccagggctgggcttctCCTGGCTCGGGGGTCTCTTCACCGTACACCTGGCACACTCCCTGGCACACTCCCTGGCACACACCCCTCACACGTTCCTCCGAATAGCTCCAGAcccacatccctgtgcccctgccgAGCCTCTCCCGGTGcacagcagccccttcccactgCCGGCCTCTGGgtgtgcaggcagtgccagcagcgAGTCCCCCGTGCCAGGACAGCGCTGCCCGCCCCCTCAGCACGGCAGAGCACACACCAGAGCAGCCCCGAGGGTCCCGTGCCCTGCGCCGGGGACACGCCCGGAGCCTGGAGTGTGCTCCCAGCCCATGAGTTGGGGAAGACGCAGGATCAAAGCCTTCCTCTGCCCAGGACCGTGCCCATTCCCGGGATGGAACCCCTTGTCCATGTCCATGTTTGGGATCAAGACCCTTCTGATGCCCAGAATCAAACCCTTTTCTCTGCCCGTGCCCATGTGCGTGCCTGGGATCGGGACACGGGCATTCCTCTGCCCACGCCCGTGCCCATGTCTGGGATCCTTTCTGTGCCCGCGTCCCTCCCCGTCACTGCTCACCCCCGGGCTGTGACGAGCCCGTGTCCcggagctcagagctgggccgGGGGGCCCTGGGACGGGCGGGGGGCGGCAGTCTCAGCTCCCCCCCTCTCCCCAGGTCTGGTTCTCGAACCGCCGAGCCAAGTGGCGAAGGGagaacaagcagcagcaggaggctggcGGCGCAGGTGACAGCCCGAGGACCGAGGGGACGGGACGTGGGACCTGCCGCCCGAGGAGGGGGTGGGACCCAGGGGCGCCCCCGGGAGGGAGGGGGGCTGACATTTGGCGCTGGGACCCCGGGGGTTGCTTCCCAGAGCCCCgctggagctggggaaaggaCGCGGCCGCTCCCCGTGCGCCCCGgggagccgggccggggccCGCGCGGTGCCCAAGCCAGGACATTGTCCCCGCCCGTGCCCACGCAGGCTCCTGGTGCGACTGGATCCCGCCCGCTGTCGGTCCCGCCGCCGCAGCTGCCGCACAGGTAGGACACGGGCGGTCCcggggtgctggggacaccccaacAAGCTCGGGCACCCTCTGGAGCCCGCGCTCCCCTCGGGAGCCCTCTCTGGGGCGTCCCGGCCCTCTGCCGGTCCCCTCGGGGTGACCTGGTCCCGGAGCAGCCCTGTGACACGGCACTCTCTGGTCCGAGCGCAGCCCCTCCCGGACCCTCCTGCGGGCTCGGCGCAGCCCCTCCGCGGCCTCGCCCCCCACCCGCGCCCCCCGGCTCCGCTGCACCTCTGCGCCTCCGGGCCCTGCGCCTGGGACGACGCTTGCTGCGGTACGAGGGGCCGGCCTCGGCCACGGGCAGCGCGGGAGCTGCCCACCCCGGGCttctggggctgggggtcccctgggtgtcccctcccagggccCGGCGCGCCGGGGGCGATGCCTGAGCCCCGTGTCCATCCCGCAGGTCTGGCTCCCGGTGGAAGCCCCGCTCCAGcgccctggcagcacctggagaGCCCCCCCTTCACCCTGCTGCCCCCCGGGCTCAACCCGCTGCCAGCCTGGGGCCTGGAGCCCCGCTGAGCCCCCGCTGCCACCGACCCGCACCCGCCACCCGAGCCCCCCACCCGCCCCCACGGCCCAGGGTGTGCCGGCCCTGAGCGGCCCTGGCAGCATGGGGGGCTCCGACTCCCCCCGAGCCCCGAATTGAGGATATCCGTGCAGGGCGGGCTTCGGTGGCAGCCGGGCCAGCATGGCCGGGCCAGCCCGCTGCAGGTCCCAAACCACCTCCAGACACGGGTGGATCGCGGAATCGAGGATCCCTGACCCGTTCCGGGAGGGTCACCGGCTCCAGCGCCTCccccagagccaggacagctctgcGGAGCCGCGATCCcgctggagcagagggaatgtcCCGGGTCCGGGATCCCAAGGGGCCCGAGGGCACAGCGGGGGTGGGACCGGGGGTGCCGGCAGCctcagaggcaggagctggtgacagaggggacagccctgggtggccgcagcagctcagggtggcaCCTCCCGCAGCTCCGCCTCCCTCGGGGCTCCGGGCTGCTGCCGTTCCGTTATTAAACGCTTTTCCCACTCCGCCCCGAGCGCTCCGCGTCTCCTCCCGAAGCGGGCCGGCCCCGCTCGTTCTCCCTCCCggctcccggccctgcccgcggGCGGAACGGCGCAGAGAGCGCGGTGCTGGGGAGCACGAACAGCGTTGTTTCAACAGCGAACGGGACTGCGGCACGGGGGGCGGCAGGGGAGGGGCGGGGGACAGAgcggccccggggctgcggccgcCTCGGGCCCCGCGGCGGCGACCGAGCCGGAACGGAGCGGGCCGGGGCCGCGTTCTGCAGCCAGAACCGCGTCCGCTCCGGCTCCGCTCAGCCCAGCTGGTCcctcaggaactgcaggaaaTCCCTGAGCAGGTTGCAGAACTGCACCAGGCTCTGGTACGGCACCGAGATCAGCAGAAGCCTGTCCGGATCCGGTGCCGGTTCTGGTTCTGGTGTTGGCGCCGGCTCCTCGGGCATCGGGGGAATGGTTGGCTCTGGTGTTGGCTCTGGCACCAGCTCTGGCTCCGGCTCAGGCACCAGCTCTGACTCTGGCTCAGGCACCAGCTCTGGCTCCGGCTCAGGCACCAGCTCTGGCTCCGGCTCAGGcaccagctctggctctggctcaggcatcagctctggctcctgctctggctctggtgTTGGCTCTGGCTCTACCGTTGACTCTGGCACTAGCGATGgctctggcactggcactgtCGTCGGTTCTGTCGTCGGTGCTGTCGTCGGTTCTGGCGTCGGCTCTGACATTTGATCTAGCACTGGCACTGGTGTCGGTTCTGGcactggctctggctctggggttggctctggcactggctctggctctggcatcagctctggctctggggttggctctggcactggctctggctctggcatcagctctggctctggggtTGGCTCTGGTactggctctggctctggcatcagctctggctctggggttggctctggcactggctctggctctggcaccagctctgcttccaggtCTGGCTCTGGCACTGATGCCGTGTCTGTTACCAGCTCCACCTCTGGCATCGGCTCTGGAGTCAGCTCTGGCCCTGGCACCACCAGCTCTGGCCTCGGCTCTGGCACTGGTGTTGTTTCTTCCTCTGGCTCTGGCCCTGGCGTCGGGGTCTCCTCAGAAGTCATGGTGACCTCCGGCTCAGGAGTCGGGGCGCAGTTGGGCTCTGGTGCTGTACCCCTTATgtctgcagggctcaggctcGTCTGGATCAGGATCCAGTTGTAGAAGTGCTGAGTGGAGGTGTAGATCCCGGggtgcctggctctgtcacagcctcttccccagctgTTCAATCCCACCAGCCAGTAGTAGTCAGCTCTGTTGTCCTTGCAGACCAGGGGACCCCCgctgtccccctgtgccaggagagatGGTTCAGTGACAGcgaggggctgctgccagccctggggctggctcctctcccccagccccagggctggctcctctCCCCCAATCCCGGGGAtggctcctctctcccctctctcccccaaTCCCGGGGCTGGCTCCTCTCCCCCAATCCCGGGGCTGGCTCCTCTCCCCCAATCCCTGCCAGGTCCGCAttcccagcacattcccagcacagGTCGGGGGCTCTCTGATCTCTGCACATGGGTCCCAGATATGCAGAGAACAGATGTTCCAGGGTCACATCCACACTTTGGGTCTGCTGGGGCCACTGGATAGGCTTTGTGGGCGGGAACAGGGcttggggacaaggggacatAGGACAGGGACCCgcaggtggggaggggagggggggacaggggacaggctTGGCTGTGTGGGGGGGCTCCTACCTTGCAGGTGTCAATAGCCCCATGCGGGTAGCCAGCACACACGTTGTCAGCATGAACGGCCCCCGCGTACCACCGGCTGCTgttgcagagctctgtgtccaTGAGGTGGACCTTGGACTCCTGCAGCACCATGCCTGTTCCCtgagctgtgggcacagaggggaaTGAGCCCCCAGCAGCTCGATAcccatcccctcccctgcctggggTGAACCcccttcctgtccctgccccttccccacgGAGCGATGttgtccagctgtgtcccttcccCACGGAGCGATGttgtccagctgtgtcccttcccCACGGAGCGATGttgtccagctgtgtccctgccccttccccacgGAGCGATGttgtccagctgtgtccctgccccttccccacgGAGCGATGttgtccagctgtgtccctgctgttgGCCTGGGGAAGGGGCCAGACCCAGCTCCCCCGAGGTTTCACAGGGCCAGCAGGAATTGTTTGGGTGAGCAGGGACCTTACAGCTCATCCCGTTCCACGCCCCGTCTTGGCGGGGACTCCTTCCCCCAGCCCGGGCTGCTCCGAGCCGGCCCCGCTGGCGTCCTGCGGCCGGACTCTGTCTGTGCCCAGCCCGTGGGGTGTCTCCGGGGTGTCCGGTCTGTGTCCCCGGGTGCCCAGCCCGTGTCCCCGGGTGCCCAGCCCATGACCCCGGGGTGTCCTGtctgtgtccctggggtgtCCGGTCTGTGTCCCCGGGTGCCCAGTCTGTGACCCCGGGTGCCCAGCCCATGTCCCCGGAGTGCCCAGCCCGTGTCCCCAGCCCGTGTCCCCGGTGTGCCCAGCTCGCCCTGGGAGCACACATCCTGTTGGAGAACTCACTTCTGGCAAAGTTCCAGCCGGCGATGTAGCAGGATTTCAGCTCCGAGACCCTGAGTGAGGCGTCgggcacacagcccagctggatGTAGTCGCTGCACTCCACGGGCTGGTCCAGCTCCACCAGGGCAATGTCGTTCCTGGCCGTGGCAGCCACGTAGTGCTGGTGCACCAGGAGCCTCTGGATGCGTCTCACCACAGCCTCAGGGCCTGGCTGCCTCAGATCTGTGGCCCCTATCACCACGTCCCACATGGAGATGCCCCTGGGGAGCAGATGGACAGAGGGgtgacagggagcagagccacgggctgcagcagcccagcattTCCCGGCCTTCTGCTTCCCCAGGTGGACAGGGAAGTGGCCCATGGTGCAAGCTGGGTGCCTGCCCGTGCTCTGGGGAcatctctgtccctgctgtctctTACCCGGCCCTGGCGAAGCAGTGTGCGACCGTGAGCACCCactgggagctgaggaggaCACCCGTGCACATGTGCCACGTGCCGTTCTCCCAGGTGGCCTGGATGCTGACGATGCCGGGCCAGTACCCTGAAGGGACACTGGTGCCACCCACATGGGAcgtgccagcagcagggctgtggtcaGAATCCAATGGCCGGAGCCCGCAGGTGCCTCTGGAAGCACACAgccatcactgccctgctcggggacagcagggacagggacccccagggGCTCCTCCGGAACAGGGAACCCCCGAGTGTCCCCGAGTGTCCCTGAGCCCCCCGGGTCACTGACCTGCAGGAGTCCCAGGTGCCCCCCACGGGCCcggccagggccagcaggacgAGCAGCCCCAGCAAAGCCATCGATGCCAGCGCAGGTGGCAGAGCTGTCACCTCTGGTgacacccacagccctggcagtgcccatggtGCCATCAGGCCGGGGTGATGTCACAGAGGGGCCGGTTCCATGTGCGGGGAacagcagggaggggcagcTCGGGGTCACAGAGATGTGGAATGTTCTGGGGGCAGCGCCCCAGAGCACAAACACAGGGTGACAGTGGTCAGACCCTGACGGCACCGGGCTGGGcatgagcagctggagcagccctgggagaaggattttggggtgctggggctgagagCTGGACCTGACCCATCCCAGaaccccccagccctgggctgagcccagtgggcagcagggcaggggggatcCTTCCCTGGTGCCCCTCAGGTGggaccccacctgcagagctgccccagccctggggacacagcagcagcacctggagctgctggagagagcccagaggaggccccggagctgctccagggctggagcccctcagttcccagggatccaggctgggagagctgggggtgctcacctgcagaggagaaggatccagggagagctcagagcccctggcagggcctggaggggctccaggagagctgcagagggactggggacaagggacggagggacagcacccagggaatggctcccactgccagagggaaggcatggatgggatctgggcaatgaggaattcctgcctgggctggaactgccagagcagctggggctgcccctggatccctggcagtgcccaaggccaggctgggcactggggctggagcagcctgggacagtgggaggtgtccctgcccaaggaaGCATCCAATCACCCGTAGAAGACAGACGCTAATTaatgaaagagatttttatgtaatttagaGCCAATGAACATCCGTTTCTTTGTCGGCTCAGAATGGGCAAACGGGTGACAAAGTTTTGTCCCGGGGTCTCTGTGGAGGCCggagctctgctggccacagcCCCCGGCCAAGGACAGGGCGGGGCCGGACTCACGGAACCAGCACGGTTCGAGTTTTATTCCTGCCGGCTGCTCCGGGGGATTCCGGCCACGCCACGAGCGGCCCCGGGTCCGTCCCgcaggggacagcggggacgGTCCCCGGctgaggtggcactgccaggggggGCTCGGGCAGACCCGAGGGcgctccagctcctccccatCGTTATCCGGAGGGTTCGGAGCACCGGGATGCTCCTCCAGGCTCTCCCCAGAGGGGACACCCCcttgcagaggggctgcaggggacagcgACCGCCGTGGGGACAGCACGGGAGGGGGCGCGACACTGCTCGTCCCGCTCCGCTGTCCGCGGCGGTGACACTGTTcggtgtcacctccctgcccgGGGGCTCTGCCCCACCCGCCACAACccccctgcaggctggcactgtGACCCCCTCCGGGCGACAcggaggggacacgggggacatggggctgggggggcacgAGGGGATGGGGGAGAAACGGGGAGACACGGGGAGACACGGTGGGACACGGTGGGGACACGGAGACCACggagggacacagaggggatACGGGGGACGTGGGGGAACATGGGGAGGACATGGGGGGACACGAGGACACATGAGGCGCGGGACGGGACACGGGAAGAACACAAGGGGACACGAGGGGACATGGGGTGACACGGGTGGACACAGGGGCACACGGGGAgacacggggacacggggggacatGAGGGGAACACGGGGTACACGGAGGGGACACGGAGGGACATGGTGGGTACACGGAGGACACGGAGGGACAcggaggggacacgggggactTGGGGGAACACGGGGGGGACACGGGACACTCCGGGGACACACGGAGGGACAGGGGACCACCCTGCTGTCACCGCCGAGCGGTGCCGGGCCGAAGGCCACGCCCACATGAATGACCACGCCTTGGGGACACACAGGCGCTCAGACCACGCCCCTCGCAATCAGACCACGCCCCTCGCAATCAGACCACGCCTCCAACGCAATTGGCCACGCCCATACCACGGTCTGCGTCGCGCGCAGGGCCACGCCCCGTTTTGTGGCCACGCCCACATATGGCTTTATTTGGGGCGTGGCTCTGCCCCGCCTGTAACCGCTCCCTTTGCCCCGCCTCCCCGGCGGCTTCCGGCGGAAGTGGCGGCGCGGCGGAACCGGCCGGAGGTGAGGGGGGACCGGGGGTCTGGGGGCTGAGGATGGCGGGGCCGGGGATTGCGGGGCGTCCGGAGAGATCGGGGGGGGGAGTCGGGATGGTCCTGAGGGCGTGACGGTGGAGGGGCCCGCCTGGTGTCCGGGCGGGTCACGGTGGCCCTGGGGGTCGGGATGGAGTCTGAAGGGTCCTGAGGGGTCAGGGTGGTCCTGAGGAGGCGACAGCGGAGGGCCCAGGGGGGTCCGGGGGCTCTCTGGGGAGTTCAGAGTGGTGTCCGGGGGGTCAGTATGGGGGTCCCGGGAGGGGTCGGGAAGGGGGTCCTGGAGGGGGGTTCAGAGTGGCGTCCTGGGGGTCAGGGTCCTGTCCTGGCGGGGTCAGTCTGGGGGTCTCGAGGGGGTCAGTgtgggggtcctggggggttCAGGGTGGTGTTGGTGATGTTTGCTGCCCGTTTGGTGTCCTGGTGCGCCCAGGGCGGTGCTCCTGCCCATCCCAAAGGTGCCTTTTCTCCTTGCCCTGCTCGCCCCCAGGTTTCCCAGCCATGGAGAAGTTCGGGATGAACTTCGGGGGCGgccccagcaggaaggagctgctggagaccATCGAGAcgcagaagcagcagctcctgcgCTTCCAGGCGCGCCTCAAGGACGTCGTCCACGCCTACAAGAGCctgctgaaggagaaggaggcGCTGGAAGCCAGCCTGAAGGTGCTCTCCTTGTCCCACCAtggggagctggcagtgcccccacCTGCAGCCGGGGACTCCCCGGACGACAGGAGCTCGGAGCACAGCGAGGACAGCGCGGGGACGGCCGCCAGCACGGACACGGCGGCCGGCCTGCCCAGGGGGGACGAGGAGGACAAACCCGCGGCCGCCCCTTCCCCGAGAGCCGAGGAGCCGAGCGGCGCCGAGGGCGGGGAGCTGTGCGCCGCCGAGCCCGAGCGgcggctgcagcagctgaaggcgCAGCTGGCCACGCTGACGGGCGCGCTGGCCACGGTGACGCAGGAGAAGTCGCGCATGGAGGCCTCGTACCAGGCGGAGCGGCGGCAGatgaagcaggagctggaggaggcggcggcgcgggcgcgGGCCGAGGCGGGGCGGCAGGACGCGGAGCTGCAgcggctgcaggagcagctggcccAGACCCGGGGCTGCCTGGCCGCGCAGCAGCGCGAGCGGGAGCGCGAGCAGGGCGACCACGGGCTGATGCTGCGcgagctgcaggagctgctgcgCGCCGAGCGCGACGCGCGCCGCGCCGccgagcaggagctgcagcaggccCGGGAGGCGCTGGCCGGCGGGGCCGACGCCGCCGAGCGAGCCCAGGGCCACGAGCAGCACGCGCGGCAGCTgggcctggagctggaggagctgcgcagggagctgcagggcgCGCGCGAGGAGAACGGCAAGGCCGACCCGCGggtccaggagctgcaggaggagatggcCGGCCTCAAGAAccacttccagctgcagctggtgcaggagATGAAGAAGGTGattgctggctgggaaggagggtgGGGTCCAGGGActggggcagggtttggggctgcaggagccaaaTTCCCTCTCCCAGTCTCTGAGAGTCCAAAGAATCCTGGCTTGGATTGGCAGGATGACAAAGTCGGGAACAGCTCTCTGTGGGATGTATCCAGAGAGTGGGGCTGGAGTCAGACAAATTCCGCTTCCCAGTCCCTCAGATTCCAGGAGGTTTGAAATGAATGGCACTcggtgcccagagcagctgtggctgtccctggatccctggcagtgcccaaggccaggctggacactggggctggagcagcctgggacagtggaaggtgtccctgcccatggcagccctggaggggctctgaggtcccttcccacctaacccattccaggattccaaaCACACAAATCCCTGAAAAGCCAGGACAGAGAGGTATCTCAGGCAGAATTCCCGGGGTGGGGAGGGCCCTTTATTGgtttggagcagagcagggtcccTGTGTgaccccaggtgtgtccctgtgtgaccccaggtgtgtccccgTGCTGCCCTAACCCCactgtgtccctgcacagacagcccAGGCCGAGGAGCAGCTCCGGCAGCTCTCGCAGCGGGAGGAGCAGCGCGTGGCCGAGCTGGAggcccaggtgtcccaggtgtccgAGCTGCTGGGCACCTACGAGAAGGCCAAGCAGAGGGACCAGGGCACCATCCAGAGGCTCAAGGAGCGCATCGTGCAGCTGGACCTGGAGAACAAGACCTTGGCCATGGCCGCCTCCAGCCGCTCCCTGGGCGAGGTGGCTGTGGAGGAGGCCACCCTGGACGTGAGCGTGCTCAAGGAGAAGATGGAGAAGCTGCGGAAGCTCCTGCAGGCGGCGGCCGGGAAGGGCCCGGAGGCGGAGGAGCCGCAGGAGCCGGAGCCGTCCCCGGGCAGCGGGGACGGGAACGGGGACAAGGCCccaggtgggcactgccagcaggagctgaggcagctcaAGGAGGAGTTTGAGCGCTACAAGGTGAGGGCGCAGCAGGTGCTCAAGAGCAAGGCCACCAAGGACGTGGGCCTGgccaaggagctggaggaggcgCGGGAGCAGCTGGCGGAGCTCCAGGACAAGCacgtgctgctgcagctggccgCGGACGACACGGAGAAGCGGCACCggcaggagctggaggccaggaagcaggagctgtcccagctgcagcagctgcaccgGCAGGAGCTGGAGCGGTGCCAGCTGGAGTTCCGGGAGCGGGCGCTGcggctggaggaggagatgcACAAGCAGCGGGACCGGGCGCTGGCCGTGCTGGCCGAGAAGGAccgggagctggagcagctccgcGCCCTCGCGCTGCCCCACGGCCCCAAGAGCTGCCGGGacggcggccccggcccgggggACGCTCCCAGCCAGGATTCCTCAGAGATCCTGCcgcaggagctgcagctgtgctccgGCTCCGAGCCCACCTTCTTCCTGTACGCGGAGCAGCTGGCGCGCAAGGAGGTGGAGATCGCGGCGCTGCGCAAGCACAAGCACCGGCTGGAGGtgcagctgcaccagctgcagggcagggccctGGCCGAGGAGGACAAGCACCGCGAGGAGGTGGCGGCGCTGCGGGGCGAGATCCAGAAGAACTGCCGGGAtaagggcagggaaggagccaaCCTGGAGTACCTGAAGAACGTGGTGTACCGGTTCCTGACGCTGCCGGACGCGCGGGGCCGGCAGCAGACACTCACGGCCATCCTGGCCATCCTGCACTTCAGCCCCGAGGAGAAGCTGAGCATCGCCAAGAGCTCAGCCCACGGCTCCTGGTGGCTCCACGGGAAGAGATGAGGGCTggattttattcccttttccatAAGAGCTCCTTCC
Coding sequences within:
- the GCC1 gene encoding GRIP and coiled-coil domain-containing protein 1: MEKFGMNFGGGPSRKELLETIETQKQQLLRFQARLKDVVHAYKSLLKEKEALEASLKVLSLSHHGELAVPPPAAGDSPDDRSSEHSEDSAGTAASTDTAAGLPRGDEEDKPAAAPSPRAEEPSGAEGGELCAAEPERRLQQLKAQLATLTGALATVTQEKSRMEASYQAERRQMKQELEEAAARARAEAGRQDAELQRLQEQLAQTRGCLAAQQREREREQGDHGLMLRELQELLRAERDARRAAEQELQQAREALAGGADAAERAQGHEQHARQLGLELEELRRELQGAREENGKADPRVQELQEEMAGLKNHFQLQLVQEMKKTAQAEEQLRQLSQREEQRVAELEAQVSQVSELLGTYEKAKQRDQGTIQRLKERIVQLDLENKTLAMAASSRSLGEVAVEEATLDVSVLKEKMEKLRKLLQAAAGKGPEAEEPQEPEPSPGSGDGNGDKAPGGHCQQELRQLKEEFERYKVRAQQVLKSKATKDVGLAKELEEAREQLAELQDKHVLLQLAADDTEKRHRQELEARKQELSQLQQLHRQELERCQLEFRERALRLEEEMHKQRDRALAVLAEKDRELEQLRALALPHGPKSCRDGGPGPGDAPSQDSSEILPQELQLCSGSEPTFFLYAEQLARKEVEIAALRKHKHRLEVQLHQLQGRALAEEDKHREEVAALRGEIQKNCRDKGREGANLEYLKNVVYRFLTLPDARGRQQTLTAILAILHFSPEEKLSIAKSSAHGSWWLHGKR
- the PAX4 gene encoding paired box protein Pax-4 translates to MQHRGPSGVNQLGGLFLNGRPLPTCKRQRIIALAASGARSSDISRSLKVSNGCVSKILGRYYRTGAVGPKAVGGSKPRMATPAVVARIARLKLEQPGLFAWEIRRQLHAEGICASSGIPSVSSINRVLRTLPSDLRLAAEPRDPRPRVSPPAAPPAPQPPAAPGSQEPPPGCAPGRRLPPGPGHRSGGRNRTVFSRQQAEALEEEFQRGQYPDSATRESLAAATQLPDTTIRVWFSNRRAKWRRENKQQQESPAGAGERTRPLPVRPGEPGRGPRGAQARTLSPPVPTQAPGATGSRPLSVPPPQLPHSPSRTLLRARRSPSAASPPTRAPRLRCTSAPPGPAPGTTLAAGPARRGRCLSPVSIPQVWLPVEAPLQRPGSTWRAPPSPCCPPGSTRCQPGAWSPAEPPLPPTRTRHPSPPPAPTAQGVPALSGPGSMGGSDSPRAPN
- the LOC127060791 gene encoding acrosin-like is translated as MALLGLLVLLALAGPVGGTWDSCRGTCGLRPLDSDHSPAAGTSHVGGTSVPSGYWPGIVSIQATWENGTWHMCTGVLLSSQWVLTVAHCFARAGGISMWDVVIGATDLRQPGPEAVVRRIQRLLVHQHYVAATARNDIALVELDQPVECSDYIQLGCVPDASLRVSELKSCYIAGWNFARTQGTGMVLQESKVHLMDTELCNSSRWYAGAVHADNVCAGYPHGAIDTCKGDSGGPLVCKDNRADYYWLVGLNSWGRGCDRARHPGIYTSTQHFYNWILIQTSLSPADIRGTAPEPNCAPTPEPEVTMTSEETPTPGPEPEEETTPVPEPRPELVVPGPELTPEPMPEVELPELVPEPEPELVPEPESELVPEPEPELVPEPTPEPTIPPMPEEPAPTPEPEPAPDPDRLLLISVPYQSLVQFCNLLRDFLQFLRDQLG